One part of the Gossypium raimondii isolate GPD5lz chromosome 1, ASM2569854v1, whole genome shotgun sequence genome encodes these proteins:
- the LOC105784498 gene encoding protein SMALL AUXIN UP-REGULATED RNA 51, giving the protein MAISRKSNKLAQTAMIKQILKRCSSLGKKQSYGDEQGLPLDVPKGHFVVYVGENRSRYIVPISFLTRPEFQSLLHQAEEEFGFDHDMGLTIPCEEVLFQSLTSMLR; this is encoded by the coding sequence ATGGCTATCAGCAGGAAATCAAACAAATTGGCACAAACAGCAATGATAAAGCAAATCCTGAAAAGATGTTCCAGCTTAGGGAAGAAACAAAGCTACGGTGATGAACAAGGACTCCCTTTGGATGTCCCGAAAGGTCATTTTGTGGTATATGTTGGTGAAAACAGAAGCAGATATATAGTTCCCATCTCCTTTTTGACCCGACCCGAGTTTCAAAGCTTGCTTCATCAGGCTGAAGAAGAATTCGGGTTTGATCACGACATGGGCCTCACCATTCCTTGTGAAGAAGTTCTTTTCCAGTCTCTAACGTCCATGCTCAGATAA